TTACACTGGAAAATAAAACAGAGGATAATGCTATTATTACAAGCTCTTGAAATATAATCATCCGGTAAGTATTGTTTAGAGTTGAACTATGGGATACTTcagacaaaattacaaaattttgcATGACTGAATAATTGCCGAAATTGTTGTACTTTAAAAGGTGTAATTTCCCTTTTGGATCCAGTATTACATGTTttaatacatacagtatgtaaaTTCTATATATTCACCTGTAGTAAACGTATATTATGTTACAAAGCTGTCATCAGGtttaaatacaataaatattttatacgGGAAAAACACGGTGACAAACGTTCTACccaaaaacaatacaattaaaattagacttgtaatttccgctctTCATGtctaatttcaattagattgacACAGAAACGTCACGTGACGTCAGATTCGTCGATATTTCATGTTTGAAGTGTATATACATCTTAAACAAATATTCCAACATAAACCTTAGAATGTATTCTAATTGAATAGTGTTACTTTGTAACTATGAATTGTTGCGCCATCATCGCAtacaaaaatagatatatatgtatttacacattGTACAAATCACACTAGCCAAGCACAAGGCTGGTCAGTATCAATTTACAGATGAActagaaaaaacaaaataattagttAAACTACGACGTATACCGTCTCATTCTGTATGCAGAGGCCATGTCAAGTAGTCATCGTGACGTCATTATGGtgtttcaaaagttacaaagcTCATTTGCACGGCATCTGGTTGACACAAAAAGCACAACTCTTGCTCATATAACCCGTACAGGGGCGCGTGAAGAATATGAATGTGCCTGCTGTATCTCGCTGCCTGCTGTCATGTGCATGCACCCCCCCTCCACCCCCTCCCACATCCCAAACCAACTCCACCACACCCCACATCGGGGGTATAATTTCGCTATGTCCTGTTAAGGGGACACTGGACAACCAAATAATAAGGCCTGAATGTTCTAATGGTACAAGGCGATTACAGCAGGGTCGCTTCAGAATCTTATCCTGTGTTATGCAGTGGAATTTACTTAAAAACTTCAACATGACTAAGGCTTATTTCTATTTCTATCACTATGTTATCTAAGTTATTATATAAAAGCAGAGTTATGGTGAAAATAATCTCACAAATTAAACTGAAGTAGAAAACATCCAACCCATTCTCATATATCTTATTGCATATCCTTAAAGGGAACGGATGGTTCTTATAAATTGTCCGACCCATTTCCGATACCATGAACGGATGGTTCTTATAAATTGTCCGACCCTTTTCCGATTCCATTACgtaattatttaatttaattctGTTTTCAATTGATGATAATATGATGTATGTAAAGCTAACGTCGTGAATTTTGTTACAAAATGGcacagaaataataataataataataaaagccTGAGTCGAACTTAAAGTTTCTACTTTAGGTATAAAAAGTAAATAGAAGCAAAATACAAGAAATAATAAATTCCTTGAACCAGATCTTTGGCACAaaaatactgtactgttactggtaATACCACCACTAAGTCTCTTTATCCATCCAAGTTTCGAAATTCATCAGTGTCTGTACCCTTCTGGAATTGGCCATTGTGGTATACAATACATTCTCTGTCCCCACACCTGCACGGATTGGTGTGATAGCGTATTCCGGTCCAGAATCATACCACGACAGGCGATCTACACTTCTCATCTCTCGTTAAACCAGTGGTTTAATTTTCCTCTTGCTCGCCTATTGCATATAATACTACTTCCTGTTCGTCCGTAATACCCTCCGCACTAGAATGGTAGCCGTGTACAAAGTAGAGAAATAAACCTGGAAATAAagtaaatacacatataaacattGCATCCATTTTGAACAATTTGTACCAATACGATTAGAAAATATCACCATGTATTTCTGACGTACAGGTGTTATGATGTGTCGCACCTGTTGTGTACAGAAACAAAGAACTCAAAGAATGCATTGTCAACTATTCCACAGTGTCATTGCTTGCACGGGATATAAGTCATAGATCGTTTTGTCGTTTTGGTGGCAGTAACTTGAAATTGAAAAATCTCTACCTTCAAAATTCCAGAGGTATATTTTTTGGCATTGGACAGACATGAATTGTAACCATTCTCATGTTTGAATTACTTTAAGATGATATGATAATCTTAAACTATAAaggttatattttttatgtagaggcaaatcCTGTATATGTACTATTCTATTCAATAGTGTGTTACGAAGTTAATTTCATCTTGCTAGGTACAGCAAAGTCGCCAAATAattgatatactgtaaacgtgaacatttacgcgagggggaatTTACGCTTATTACGTGGATCCCTCTTGATCGCGAACATTTCCACCacgtgtattattttgatattaatttgagtaaactcgaactacaaacgaaggtgtgccaatcgcgaaaattacccccgcgcgtatagtttacgtatcgaaatcgcgaaattaatcacccgcgaaaataaccacgtttacagtaaacTTTCCAAATGATTTCATGAATGCCCTTCGGGTTTAGCACTGCAACTTGTGCATCTGAAAAATCTCCCAATATGTTTATGACGTTGGTCTAGTATACCAATGCAATTCACAATTCACACATTAACTAACATGGCACCCAATTAAATATCGCAAGAACTCAGGTGAGTATTACCATATGTATAATCCTCAATATTTGTAAGAAAACGTCGTTCTCTGCGGTTTAACGTGTTTTAATCTTGCgattatactgtacatttgACCTTATATCtttaatgtatatgtaaattagaAATAATTAGTCATTGATAAGTCTTAATAACGCAATATGATGTTTGTCTGCAAATCTGGCATTTAAATCTACTATATGTACCACATCAAGActgtttaatgtttatatttacgtTCTCAGAGTATCTTTTAAAATGGAGTTATGGTTTAAAATCTCCACCATACCGGCAGCCCAAACATTTCAGTTCAACAAGTGAAACAGTTTGTAGTCTAGAGCAGAATgggaaatattacattaaatgataaaaatgaaataaacatggATAAATTCACTGTACACCGTCGACCCGCCATTTACATACGACCGTGTCGATTTTGGAATTAACAAAGAAACATGGCGATAATGTATTTACTACTACATAGAGACAGGAGTGCAGTTGATACAGGAACGCAATTTTAGACAATAAGTCAGGAACGCTGTACGAATGATCAGGGAGGTAGGCCTAAACGTTGCTAACGGGGCAGAACATGGGTACATCAAccgtatactgtacatgtaattctaTCAAATCGTGACATCATTCCACCAACATCCAATGTTTGAATGATCGACATTTCGAGACTCGACACAATACTTATATCCAAATACACACAAATAAATCTTCTCCTCGGCCATATAAGTTCGTATCACTGGGACACTCACTATCGCATGGCTGTAATTAATTATGTCACGATTTGATGGAATGATGTCACGATTGAGTAGCGATTTGATAGAATGATGTCACGATTTGTTAGAATGATTTCACGATTTGATGGAATGATGTCACGATTTGATGGAATGATATCACGATTTAATAAAATGACGTCACGACTTTGATGTCAGTTAGACTGTAGCTTCGCCATCCAAATGTATACAACGGACCATTCAGATATGCCTATTTTTGGGAAGCTGTTGGGAGTATACGATTGTTCATGTCATATTAAGTGTTAGGTTTTTATGGGGAAAAACAGTTGTCCAAAGATATATCTACAAGTCGGCCGTTTTCTTTCGTATCACGTTTGTATGTAACAACAGTTGTCCAAAGATATATCTACAAGTCGGCCGTTTTCTTTTGTATCAcgtttgtatataacaacagttgTCCAAAGATATATCTACAAGTCGGCCGTTTTCTTTTGTATCAcgtttgtatataacaacagttgTCCAAAGATATATCTACAAGTCGGCCGTTTTCTTTCGTATCAcgtttgtatataacaacagttgTCCAAAGATATATCTACAAGTCGGCCGTTTTCTTTTGTATCAcgtttgtatataacaacagttgTCCAAAAATATATCTACTTGTTTATCGCCCGTGTTCTTTCGTATCACGTTTTTAAGTTTCCATTTTCTAACACCAATACCACGTAATCAACTAGAAAGAACCGCAATATTCAGTCAAACATACATCCGGGTCTCGACAGTCATGGCACACTTGTTACCAGTAGGGATTGTCAGACCTGTATATTTCAGGAGGCTTTCTTTGAATATGTCGATATTCAGGCGAATTAGTCTTGATTACCACCATCGTTAATATATTCAGAGGGGCTTTaagaaaatcaaatttcaatCTATCATCTTTTCATACTTACCTAAAAGTAACCAGAGTGAAAAACGCATCCACACCGTATAtgataatgacgtcatcatgaaAATATTCAGCAGCAGTGACGTCAGTGGCACAAAGGGAACATAAGGGGCCCGATATATCAGTCGGGTCTGGTTCTGTGGCTGTTTGGTAATTAAAATTGTCGTTGTTATCAAGGAAACTGCACAACAAAGTATTACCATTAAAGCCCACCATGACACATTTGTGACGTAACATCCGGCAAGTTTAACAAACAAGGCTAGCACCAGGCACGATACTATATAAACAACAAGAGCTATGGAGGCTGTCCGTAGCGTCCGACTTGTCGGTTCCAGAGGAATATCGTTGGGAATCTGGAACAGACTACTGATGCTTCCGGACGGCGTTGTCTTGACGACGCTTTCCATTTTTTGATACGTCATACCTCTTTGCACACCGCCTGTGAGTGGCTGAGATTCTGTTCCTTCACATAAATTTTGTGGCGGACGATTTTTACGCTTGGGCGGCGTATCCGTGGAACAACTACCGGAAGTGTACGGTAAATCGTACACGAATTCTGTACACTGCATATATCGGCTGTCGTCCATGGAATCATACTCCTGGTACAAGCCGATATGTCCAGGCTGGTATCGCTGACataacacacacagggacaccATAGAGAATGATAGCAGTGTGCCGATCGCCATCATCTCGATCAGAACTTCCAGACAAAAACACGTGGCGAATGCTGCCGACACTATTCCTCCAAACACTATACCGAAACAGGATATGCCCGTATTCCTTTTACAAACAGGATTGTGTCCGAGACACTTTGATATAACTTTGTCGTTTGACATTGCATAAAGAATTCTGGGAACGGCGAACAAACAGCCAAGTGTAGACGCTATGAGACCACATATCCCGCCTATTCCAATTACGTACTTAGATCCGTCTATGTTTCTAGCCTCAAAGGCCAATGGTAGTGCCACTTCGTCCGTGAGTTTGTTCCATGGGTAGGCCAAGGTCAGGGCGCACGTGACTCCAAAGTATGTGGCGAAGCAGACGGCCATTGTGGTAAATATTGCGCTGACTGTGACCTTGAGAGGTTCCCTTGTGTCCTCTGTGCTGCTCGCCACCACTTCGACGCCCGAGAAGGCCACGAATAGCGTCCCCGCCCCACTCACCACCTAAAAAACAAGAAATTCAAGTTTTGTCAAGACAATATACTAGGAACcatattgatatacattgtatctataatCTGCTCAGTTTTACTGATACCGTATATGAACGTGAATCGAGAACAATAGATTGATGATCGTGACTGTAACGAGATCTATAAACAGGAAATACATGAATGATAAATAGCGTTTCattgtcaaataaaacaatgaaaattgaaataaatattggaAAACGTTCCTGTCAGAATTACAATATTTCCAGTTTGTTGACAACCATAATGTCTTACGTATTCAGAAAAGAAATAACGACTACTCTTACAATAACTGTATTAGTCACAGACTAGACAATACTGTGTCTGTCTATTTTCAAATCTACTTTACCGCGTCGCGATTCAAAGCCGTTTTGGATGAAATATGGAATCGGAGTAAAATTCCATGTCTCGATGGTGTCATTGAGACGGGGATAAACTTTAACATTAATATGTGGCGCGGAAAATATGACCAGTGTTAACAATACACAAGACAATAGTAAGACACGTTTATCACATGGTAATGGGTTTGATGTTTATATTTAGAATGTCCGCTCCAGCATCATCAGATTGATAGAAGTCAGTAATACTGTACTCCCCGACCTTTATCTATGGTAACCAATGGTTCACGTGATACTAGActgtacccccccccccccgacctTTATCTATGGTAACCAATGGTTCACGTGATACTAGACTGTACTCCCCGACCTTTATCTATGGTAACCAATGGTTCACGTGATACTAGACTGTACTCCCCGACCTTTATCTATGGTAACCAATGGTTCACGTGATACTAGACTGTACTCCCCGACCTTTATCTATGGTAACCAATGGTTCACGTGATACTAGACTGTACTCCCCGACCTTTATCTATGGTAACCAATGGTTCACGTGATACTAGACTGTACTCCCCGACCTTTATCTATGGTAACGAATGGTTCACGTGATACTAGACTGTACTCCCCGACCTTTATCTATGGTAACCAATGGTTCACGTGATACTAGACTGTACTCCCCGATCTTTATCTATGGTAACTAATGGTTCACGTGATACTAGACTGTACTCCCCGACCTTTATCTATGGTAACCAATGGTTCACGTGATACTAGACTGTACTCCCCGACCTTTATCTATGGTAACCAATGGTTCACGTGATACTAGACTGTACTCCCCGACCTTTATCTATGGTAACCAATGGTTCACGTGATACTAGACTGTACTCCCCACCTTTATCTATGGTAGTCAGATATAgaattgatatatttgttactTGTGACTAGAGGagtatttgtacattttgtatgtaattataagtTTGATGACTGTTAGTTAGAAAAATTCAGACAATCCAATTAGTATACAGTTAAAGTATGGGGTTGAGGGATATACAGCAAGTTTCTCATATTCCGAGACCAGGACTATTTCGTTAAGGAGGGATATTTTAACTCGGGAATATTGCAGATTCCGTCTCTTAGCTCGCAATGGGCTcttatctttttttcttctttccaaACAACTTTATTCTTCTTAATGTCTCCTTTGATAATGTCTTACTttttggcatttagttgagggttcgcccctgtgagaaaggctttggCTTCTGTCAAAGATGGTAGctactactcctgcttagcgcccTTAGGTCTATTACAACATACTAGCAATATTTGTTGAGCGAGAACGCTAATTTctcacaacaaaacatttttcggcatagccgtataatattcgttttgccccggatatgacgcgacatgtggcgttactggtcaagatgaagtatgtgattggtcaatgtagcggtaaatgcaaaatgcagatatgcagttaaaaaagattgaatgcaataagtggatgtatctttttaaatgacacattaataaaattattttcctgattcaaatgcagtcttattatcaccaaaaatgattcaaactgatataattttgtcatccgtgctgaaacgcattagttcgttaatttactTCAttagcagttttacattataaccaccagcattaaaactatgccgtttatcttttttaaagatatttcttgttttgttattgtttagGACAAGATGATATACAATTGTGTACTCCACTGAATCAGTCATGGGTGATAACTCAGTCTCCGTGAAATAGATGCACGTGTAAACACGACCTTTTGATTTCCGGAGAATTATAGAGACCGTTCAAATCAGAATTATACCATAccataaataaacaataaatatgtgACTTGTTTCAAGTAAATTATCGTTAATAACAAATCCACAAGTCACATTAGCCTTTATATTAACCCGCCTTCACCATAATGCAGGTATCCGCTTCGCCGACTTAAAACATTGAGTCGTGGTCTCGCGTGGTCTCGCGTGGCCAGAACTGATGACCAACTATCTGTCATGTCCACCAGGTCCATGCATCGACTGGGGAAACCCTTTATCAACGTCAAATAAACAACGCCTTCGATTACCCATTGAtctatttcaatttctttaatTAACAGCAAATGCTCAATCAGCTTTATTGCCGTGATGTCGGGAGAGACGAGACATTTGTATAGCTGTTTGGTCATCAAACTAGTCGCTGTGGCGCCCTATACTGTAGGACTGACAGCTCTTTATACTATTGTAGGCTGGTCAGCTTTGAATCGGGATAAATAAACCGATACACACGTGTCGATTGCCTTTTATCCATCCCAGTGGATTTATCTGCACATGAAATCTGTATACCAGATCATATTAACGAGATTTGGTGAATTAAATTAAATCATCGTTGGTTTTTGAGTGctaaaaatatgcaaataaaaaaatgaatttcaaaaattaaaatttccgAAAAGGAAAGAAATGTACGTAAAATCACAAGTAAACTATTTATTGTACCGAAAATATATCCGAGGAATGAAGAACAGGTCGTATATATAATACGGTGTTTTTATATCACGTCAGCAAAGCGGCCGTATCATTTAGGCCTACTCATGAAAATGTCGTATTGACTGTGAAaatcacacacatcacacatgATTATCTCACTGAGAGAATGCTGCTCAGGGCTTCCGTTATACCGCTGTAAACCGGTCCTGACGGGAATTCTTAAATGACTTCCGGTTGACAGTTGTCACATGTCAGATGTCATAACCATCATTTCTCAGAATGCCTGCTTGATATTTAGTTTCTTGACGTCCCAAAGAAAGATTCCTCATTAGTAATAATTTTGACGATATGAAACATTTTTGCCTCATATTTCAAAGCTTGTGCACTTTTATTGTATCGGGAATCCTAGTTACAGAGAAGGAATACTCACGAGCTTATGATCCCTAGTTACAGAGAAGGAACACTCCCGAGGTTAGGATCCCTAGTTACAGAGAAGGAATACTCCCGAGCTTAGGATCCCTAGTTACAGAGAAGGAATACTCCCAAACTTAGGATCCCTAGTTACAGAGAAGGAATACTTCCCGAGGTTAGGATCCCTAGTTACAGAGAAGGAATACTCCCTAACTTAGGATCCCTAGTTACAGAGAAGGAATACTCCCGAGGTTAGGATCCCTAGTTACAGAGAAGGAATACTTCCCGAGGTTAGGATCCCTAGTTACAGAGAAGGAATACTTCCCGAGGTTAGGATCCCTAGTTACAGAGAAGGAATACTCCCTAACTTAGGATCCGTAGTTACAGAGAAGGAATACTCCCGAACTTAGGATCCGTAGTTACAGAGAAGGAATACTCCCTAACTTAGGATCCCTAGTTACAGAGAAGGAATACTTCCCGAGGTTAGGATCCCTAGTTACAGAGAAGGAATACTCCCGAACTTAGGATCCCTAGTTACAGAGAAAGAATACTCCCGAGCTTAGGATCCCTAGTTACAGAGAAGGAATACTCCCGAGGTTAGGATCCCTAGTTACAGAGAAGGAATACTCCCTAACTTAGGATCCCTAGTTACAGAGAAAGAATACTACCGAACTTAGGATCCGTAGTTACAGAGAAGGAATACTCCCGAACTTAGGATCCCTAGTTACAGAGAAGGAATACTTCCCGAGGTTAGGATCCCTAGTTACAGAGAAGGAATACTTCCCGAGGTTAGGATCCCTAGTTACAGAGAAGGAATACTCCCGAACTTAGGATCCCTAGTTACAGAGAAGGAATACTCCCGAACTTAGGATCCCTAGTTACAGAGAAGGAATACTCCCTAACTTATGATCCCTAGTTACAGAGAAGGAATACTCCCGAGCTTAGGATCCCTAGTTACAGAGAAGGAATACTCCCTAACTTATGATCCCTAGTTACAGAGAAGGAATACTCCGAACTTATGATCCCTAGTTACAGAGAAGGAATACTCCCGAACTTAGGATCCTAGTTACAGAGAAGGAATACTCCCGAACTTATGATCCCTAGTTACAGAGAAGGAATACTCCCGAACTTAGGATCCCTAGTTACAGAGAAGGGAATACTCCCGAGCTTATGATCCCTAGTTACAGAGAAGGAATACCCCCGAGGTTAGGATCCCTAGTTACAGAGAAGGAATACTCCCGAACTTAGGATCCCTAGTTACAGAGAAGGAATACCCCCGAGGTTAGGATCCCTAGTTACAGAGAAGGAATACTCCCGAACTTAGGATCCCTAGTTACAGAGAAGAATACTCCCGAACTTAGGATCCCTAGTTACAGAGAAGGAATACTCCCGAACTTAGGATCCCTAGTTATAGAGAAGGAATACTTCCCGAGGTTAGGATCCCTAGTTACAGAGAAGGAATACTTCCCGAGGTTAGGATCCCTAGTTACAGAGAAGGAATACTTCCCGAGGTTAGGATCCCTAGCTACAGAGAAGGGATACTGCCGAGGTTAGGATCCGTAGTTACAGAGAAGGAATACTCCCGAGGTTAGGATCCCTAGTTACAGAGAAGGAATACTCCCTAACTTAGGATCCCTAGTTACAGAGAAGGAATACTCCCTAACTTAGGATCCGTAGTTACAGAGAAGGAATACTCCCTAACTTAGGATCCCTAGTTACAGAGAAGGAATACTCCCTAACTTAGGATCCCTAGTTACAGAGAAGGAATACTCCCGAGGTTAGGATCCCTAGAAAGCGTTGCAAATGGGACTGtatattaattttcaatatcaTCAATGTTCCAGAAGTTATAGACAAGTTATAGAAGAATCCTTCGATCTATGTAGTTTCCGAGGTCTCTTACGATTTAGTCCCATACACAGAACAGGGTACACCTCTATTCGCCTCTTACGACATACTACATCagatacaacatatatatatatctacatcagataaaacatgtatatctattcTCCCGCATGGGCTTCCAATCAAGTCACGTGATCACTATATCATTCCGTATCTAGCTGGTTGAAGTAAAGCATACATCACTACCTTGATTTACAGATTAGTTTACCGATATCCATGACGGCTAAGGCTACAGCCATAACACAGTTAGTGGTAGAATGGGGAAACGATAAAATAACAAAGCTCCCTTTGTCTCCATTAGGTCGGTGTGACGGAGTATATCATATCCACTGAAATATAGAATAATATAACTTTAACTTGATGTAATTATTAAAGACGGGGACTCCTATTCAGCAAACGTATATATCTGAAGATAATTTTTAAAAGCCGATGTACTATTTACGACAGGGACAGCAGCGAAATATTAGCCTcgcgaaaaaaaaacaatcctaCAGTATGTCAGTTTTAACGCTGAAAGTATTTCTAATTCATGGTTACATTAATTGTAAGTTCTCCATTTGTTTCGTCATCATTGAACTTAAGTATTAGATTCAGTTCCGCGCCAAAACAGATAGTCTACTGACATACAACATTCTACCGTCGGTGCTTTAGTTTAAGGCTACGCTTTACTTGATAATCAAGAAGAACACTCCTACATATTACCTAATATTAAGACGAGATACTAACTAATCATGTCTCAGTTATACAGTATCAAAAAACACCTTTTGATGATAAGGATATGGACCTACCTCGTTTGTGTTGGATTCCTAAACTTATGATAAACGTTTTATTGCTTTTTGCAGACGTTGCTCAACTCAGTCTTTATCCAAACTTCttactacaatatatattatttaattgtaGTCAGGGATACTTATGTATTGTTCTAGGTTATAGCCCAGATTAGTGGAATGAAAAAGAATCAATCTTAAACTCCCTCTCTTAAAAAATCTCTTCGTTAACAagtttaaaattatattttcaaacaatttatctcaatacaaaaaaaaaaaaaaaaaaaaatacaaaaaatgttttgatgtttttatgccagtgtaaaatagtaaaataattTTTCGGATTAATTTGAATATCCGTTTAATCTATTAGGTAATGTAACAGAACTTCCTTTTCATAAACCATTCCTGGAAACTATTCACCCTCCCACCCACCCGAAAATAGTTTCTTGCGCCAGTCTTTTTCATTTTGCAGATGAGGTGATTTCACTCTTTACGTCGTGGAGTTTTATTTGGTGATCATGAAGGAATACAGGAGGACTTGCTGGTTAAAGTTTTTCCTGGAGAATGGATTTCAGCTTCAGGACGGTTTGGCATAAATTTCTGATCACCTGTTTTCTTATAACATTTCTATGACAAATTGATGCATATCAATTTGATGAAAGTTTATTTGGGTGATTCTTTGTTCCCACTGTTTACTCCAAATTATtctgatatttatataccacGACAATAATTTGCCAGGAAATTAGTATCAAAGATACATATTAATGgaaattgttttttgttgttgttgttatttttggttATTTGATAAACACAGACTAGCGCTAATGGTGAAAAAGTGAGATGGATTTTCTGGCTAACAACATCTTTTATTCAGATCTTCAAACAGACTATTGGCGTCCCCATAGAAACAATTTGAACCTCTCTTGGCGAACTAAGCTTTTGCAGAAGAGCACCTTGAGACAAAGATCTTACGAACTTTCACCTTTAGATATATTGATGGGTTGGGGTTTTCAGTAACATGTAAGAGATTGAAAACACAACCGGCAGAAAATGTTtctaaaataaaagaaaaatagtACCGCCGGCACTATTTGACGGTATCATTTGACGGTACTATGAAGGATTACTTAATCTATAATAACTTGTAGCCAATGTCCACTGTGGTATTTCTCCTTGGAAAGCTGACGAAAGAAATTAATCTACATCCGAAATACTAGAGTAATAACAGCTGCCGGAAGTGTCACTCATACACGTAAGGAATGATTTATAGACTCAACATCTTACGGGGAACACGTTTTGGATCAGTTATTTGTGCCGATGATTGAGACGTTGTTAAGATGCTGTTTAATTAGACTGTTATATAATAACAGCACATACATCTTAAGACGTATGATGATCAACGAAGGAAGATACATCCGCTATACCCTGTCAAAACGAATGAAGACTGCTTAGTCATCTTAAATTGTCTAGAACACTATTGTCAATATTCCGGTATTGATTGTTCATATCAATCAATACttttttgaagaattttatagcgtataaaaataaaaactccATTTAATTATATCCTTTATATCGTTAACAACAATTGAGATGAATCACTATATATTAGCCATAGTCCACACAGAAACTCTTTTAATTAAGTTGCAGACATTGGCATATGTAGAGATCTGGATATAGATTTGTGTGTATATTTCC
This genomic stretch from Pecten maximus chromosome 16, xPecMax1.1, whole genome shotgun sequence harbors:
- the LOC117345324 gene encoding cationic amino acid transporter 2-like, which translates into the protein MEMLGRFCRAIVRRKTIDNKTLKDSRLKRGLNIFDLVGIGVGGSLGIGVYVIITHVVKHQTGPSTVLSVLFSGVAALLSAICYAEFAMRLPRAGASYLYTYAVLGELCAFTVGWTMVLEHIIGAAAAAKAWGQYLNVLMNGTVHRYFEEQLHWSLGPGASDSPDVVACALVIVALSIVIVDVKVSAVVSCIFTFLNGLVILCLMCVGFFHVRHENWTDPPGFFPFGFSGVVSGAGTLFVAFSGVEVVASSTEDTREPLKVTVSAIFTTMAVCFATYFGVTCALTLAYPWNKLTDEVALPLAFEARNIDGSKYVIGIGGICGLIASTLGCLFAVPRILYAMSNDKVISKCLGHNPVCKRNTGISCFGIVFGGIVSAAFATCFCLEVLIEMMAIGTLLSFSMVSLCVLCQRYQPGHIGLYQEYDSMDDSRYMQCTEFVYDLPYTSGSCSTDTPPKRKNRPPQNLCEGTESQPLTGGVQRGMTYQKMESVVKTTPSGSISSLFQIPNDIPLEPTSRTLRTASIALVVYIVSCLVLALFVKLAGCYVTNVSWWALMVILCCAVSLITTTILITKQPQNQTRLIYRAPYVPFVPLTSLLLNIFMMTSLSYTVWMRFSLWLLLGLFLYFVHGYHSSAEGITDEQEVVLYAIGEQEEN